The stretch of DNA ATACCCCGTCCGGTCGGCGACCTCCCGGGCGAACGCTTCCGCGATCAGGTGGTCGGTTGCCTCCGGCAGATGCGGGCCGTGCTGTTCGGTCGAGCCGAGCGGCACGAGCGCGAGCGATTCCGATTCGAAATACGTCTCGAGGTCCGGCCACGCTTCGTCGGCGAGATACATACGTACTCTCTCGTGTGTGGAGCATCAATAGCGTAGTGTGAAAGACCAGCACATGAACGCACGTTGCCCGGAAACGAGAAAGAGCGCCGAGAGTAGCGTCGAAGCGACGGCTGGCCGAACCGAGGAACCAACACGTGGAAACCCGTCGCTGACGAGGTTCGTCGGTAATTCCATATTACCGAAATCGGCGTCCTAGCGTGAAAGAACGAGCGTGCTATCGGTCCCGTTCCGCCGACATCGTTGATTTTCCAGCAGTATAGGGTGTTTATTCAATTTATTTGGTTAGGTACTATACGAACCCTCATCCAGGTTGCCGATTCATGACGGGATCGAACTCGGGCGAATCGACGTGCCGTGATCCGTGTCTCGAGTCCGGAACGCCAGTGTGCGATCGCGGTCGTCCCCATCTGCTCGACACACGACCGATCGCGCTCTATGCGTGAAATCGGACACGTTCGGTCGCCCGATGAGGGAGAGACGTTTCAGTCACGATCGGTCAGTTTCTCCCCATGCTCTCGACTCGGTCACAACACGTGTTTATCGCCTGCCTGCGTGCGAATCGCTTCGTGATCGATTACACTCGTTGCTGGGGGTCAGACCCGAACCCGTATCGATACGTCACGGTACGGCGAGCGCGCAATTCGCCGTAACACACACTTCAATCATTGCGACCGCGTGGAACGTGACTTGTTAGTTTCACTACTGATTGATAGGCACTCAATTACAAAAGACGGGCGGACCGACGAGAGTTAGTACATGGTACTCCGATATCCCGCTCAAGCACAGGTTCCCGAGTGGTTACAAGACCCGATCGCGGAGCTCGTCACGTTCCTTCCACGTCTCGTTGGCGCGCTGGTGATCCTCGCCATCGGCTGGATCGTCGGCCGAGTGGCCGCGGGCGCCGTCCGCCGGCTCGCCGATGGCGTCGAACTCGACCGAATGGTCCTCGAGACGCCGCTCGGACGCATCCTCGGCGGCACAGAACAAGCCGTCTCGAGTGCGTTCGGGACGCTGGCGAAGTGGTTCGTCTACGCGCTTGCGATTCTCGCGGCTGCGAACGCGCTCGCGATCGCGACGCTGTCGGAGTGGATCTCGACGGCGGTGTCGTACCTGCCGGCTTTCATCGCCGGGCTGGCGGTCATCGTCCTCGGATTCGTCGTCGCGGACTTCATCGGCGATGCCATCGAACGGACCCGCGCGGCGACCCAGACGGCCTACACCACCTGGTTCGCCACCGGTGCGCGGATGTTCCTTTACTTCACGGCCATCGTCATCGGTCTCGATACGATGGGAATCGACGTGGGCATCCTCTACGTGTTCGCGCGAGCGCTCGCGTGGGGGCTCGGCGCGGCCATTGCCATCGGCGCTGGCGTCGCGTTCGGCTGGGGCGGCAAGGACTACGTCGCCGACAACATCGACCGCTGGATGAGTCGGACGAGCGAGGTCGCACCCGGCGAAAGCGAGTCCGCCGGGAGCCAGTCTCGCGCCGGCGACCGAACCGGCAGCAGTCCGAGCACCGATCGCGAACCGGGATCCGAGCCCGGTCCCGGACCGACCGACGACGACTAACCGCACGGCCCGCCTGTGGTCGCTCTCGACACGACGCGGCACCTGGTGAGGCCAGCTACACGCTCGACCGGGGCGGCGACGCTCAGTCGGCTTCAATCTCGCTCGTGGCTCGAGCCGCCGGATCGTCGGCCTCGTCGCGCGGAAAGAGTGGCTTGACCGGCACGATCACGTGGGCGCGGACGAGGTTCCCGTCGTTCAGTCGCCATTTCCTGAGATGCACGATCGAGCGGGAGCCGCTGTAGCCGTCCTCGATCCGCTCGCAGACCGCATCGAACGCCGCCTCGTCGAACAGGTCGTCCGAGACGTGATCAGTCACGATCGCGACACTCCCGCGCCGAGCGTAGACATCGAGGCGCCCTTCGAATACGTGCTCGACGTCCTCGATCCAGCCGTGGATCTCTCCGACCGTCGGCCGATCCGGTGCCGTCGGAAAGGTGATCGATGCCTGATACTGGTCGGGACGTTCCCGGACGTGTCGCTGCCAGAGTCGCCCTAGATGCTGTACGACTCCGGGTCCGGGCACCCGCGACGCGATATCGGTCGCTCGGCCGACCGCAGACGACACGCGCCGTCGAAGGTAGGTGATGGGATCGGCTCGATCGCGTTCCCTCATTCGTTCTCACCTTCGAGTTGCGGGCATCGGTAATACGTCCTTTGTTGTCGAAAACGATAGTTCAACAAGAAAGTCACGCGAGCGTGTGTATTGTCGCTTCGCGAGGGTTTTGTACAATCCGTTACTACCGCGGGACAGCATGCATCGAACAGGGCACACCCACTCGGTTTCCCGCCTCGTCGGATCCGTCGGGATCGTCGCCATCGGCGTCGCGGGTAACACTGGCTTTGACACCCCGCTCCGAACGATTCCAGCCCTCCTCTTGATCGCACTTGGTGTCGCTGGCGTCACGAGCACTGCACGGGAAGCTGGAACGGCACGGCTCCGATGGATGGCGAAACGATGGTGGGTGCTTGCCTTCGCGACCTTCCTCCCCTATGCGCTGGCGACTGCTCCCGACAGCGAAGCGGCGGCCGCCGTCGGTGACGCGTTCGCCGGCCCGGTCGCGGGGCTCGTCCTCGAGTCGGTCGCCGGTGCGATGGCCCTCTGTGCCGTGTCGATGTCGGTCCTGTACGCCTTCGCCCGGTACGGGATCCATCCGGGACGGCCAACGCCCGAAGAGCGCGTCCTCGCCGACGGCGGCGACGATTGAGACGGTCTGCTGTCCTGATGTCCCGGCGCACCCGTAGGACGGGTGGCGGGTGCGCCGGAACCCACTGACAGGGGTCCGTATGAGCTGTCGACCGGTTCCCGAAATCCCATGGCAGGTCGCGGGTGCGCCAGCACTGACTGCTATAGTAGCCACTGAAAGTCAATGTACACCTGATCGCACGAGGGTTGTGCGATCGGTGTGTAAATCGTTTCAGTTGTTACTATAGAGGTCCGTACGAGCACGCATCGGCTGCAGTCAGCCAACAGCTATATATTCCGGCACCGACTCAACCCGGCAAAGCGGTGCACGACGTGATTCCGACACTACCCGATTCGGATCGAACCCTGCTCGCCGCCTCGCTCGCCTGTTTCGCCGTCGCCGGCGTCGCGACCACCGCCACCGACGGCGTCGAACTAACGATCGGAGCGACTGCGCTCGCCATCGTCGGCGTCTACGGCGTCGCTCGCTACGCCCAGTCGGTCACACGACGGACGCTCGCACATACAGCACTGGGCCTGTGGCTGTCGTTCATCGGAATCGCCGGCACACACGCCGTCGGCCTCGAGACAATCGGCACCGTCGCGCCTGGACCTGCCGCGGTGACGGTCGTCGCGCTCACCGCGGTTACGTGGGCGACGCTGCTCGCTGCCGCCGGCGCAACGATCTTTCTCGGCTTTCGAGAGTACGGCTCGCCGGCCCCGGCGGACGAACAGGTTCTCGACAGCGACGCCTCTGATTACTCGACGCGGTAACTCACCGCGATCCCTTCACCAAGCGGGAGAATCATCGTCTCGAACGCCGGATCGGTCCGGACCGTCTCGAGGTACTCGATAATTCCCTGCGTGTGTTCGTTCGTCTCCGCAGGTGGGGCCCCGTCGGCCCACTCGAGCAGGTCGTCGAAGTCGATAACCCCAGCCGTGATCGCGTTGTCGGCGATGACGACGCCGCCGACCGGAACTGTCGCACGGACGGCCTCGAACGCATCGGCGTACTTGTGCTTCTGGTGGTCGATCAACACCACGTCGAACGGCCCGTCGTAGCGGTCGATCGCCACCATCGCGTCGCCGTGTTCGTATCGTGCGATCGCGTCGTAGCCGCCCGCGGCCATGTACTCGCGGGCGAGCTCGAGTTCGTCCGCGTCGACTTCGGTGAGGACGATCTCGCCGTCGTCGGGGAGGGCCTCGGCAAGCCAGTAGGCTGAGTAGCCGTATCCAGAGCCGAACTCGAAGACCCGCTCAGCGCCGTTCAGTCGGGCGACGAACCGAAGGAACGCGCCGACCTCGGGGCCGACATGGGGAAAGCCCTCCGCGGCGGCGTATTCGTCCATCTCGCGTAGCGTCTCGTCGGGGTCCGGGCCGACCGCGCGAACGAAGCGGGCGATGTCGTCGGTGAGAACGTCGGTCATACGCGAGCATACTGGCAGCCAGCACAAAGACACTGCCGGACACACGGGCAAACACTGCTCGCGCGCGAGCCGCCGTCGCGATTCTTTCGCTATCCCATCACACTGCCGTCTGCCTGCTCGCCGCGGGTTCGTGGGAGCGACAGTATCCTTTTTGCCACTCGAAATCATCCTTTCGACCGACATGTCTGCCGACCATACCCTCGCCGAGTCAGTCGATAATCTGGTGTACGAACCCGTACAGGTCCACGAGCACGGCATCGACCTGACGGTCGCCGCCGTCTACGAAGTCGCCGCTCCCGGCAGCATCGACTTCGGCGGCGACGAACTCGCAGACGCCGACCTCGAGCCGGTGCCAACCGAGCTCGCGGCGCCCGACGACGAGTACGGCTGGTGGGACCTCGAGGGTGGCCAGTACGTCATTCAGCACAACGAGTTCCTGACGGGGCTCGAGCACCCCGTCCAGCTCCAGCCGCGCAACGAACTGCTGGCCCGTGGCGGGTCCCATCCCTCGATGCTGGTTCGCGACCACCTCCCGTTGATGCCGCTGTCGGTCGCCGACGGCGGTCTTCGGCTCAAGGAGAACGCGCGAGTATCGACGGTTACAACGTTCGGTGACAGCTAATCGCCGAATATCGTTGTCCAACAGCGTATTTACCGTCTGACTCCCTAGCCCGCGGTAGTGATGTATCAGGACATCCTCGTTCCGACGGACGGGAGCGACGGGACCCGGCAGTCGCTCACGCACGGACTCACGCTCGCGGAGCGATTCGATGCGACGATCCACGCACTGTCGGTCGTCCCCGAGGGGCCACTGGGGACGCTCCAGTCCGACGAGGGACACCGCGTCGCGGAGCGAGCAGTCGAGCGCGTCGAGGTCGAAGCGACACGCGAGGGGGTCGACGTCGTGACGGCGGTCGAACAGGGTGTGCCACACGAGGTGATCCTCGCGTACGCCGATGACCACGATATCGACATGATTATTATGGGGACACAGGGCCGAACCGGGCTCGATCGGGTGCTCGTCGGCAGCGTCGCCGAACGGGTCGTCAGGATGGCCGACATCCCGGTCGTCACCGTCCGGCTGAACGACGAGATTCGGATCGAGGACGCCGACGAGGCCGCCCGAATCGCGCGCAAAGCCGTCGAAGCGGAGGGGTACGACGACATCACTGTCAGCGACGATCCACACCGAACCAGCGCCTCCTGGATCGTTCCCCTCGAAACCGGTGGCGGGTCGCTCCACGTCCACGTCGACGCCGTGACGAGCGAGGCTCGAGTCGTGAGTTGTTCACACGAGAGTCGCCACTGAAACCGGCTGCTGTTCCGCGATCTTGGAGGGGTCACACCGCGGTCGCAGCCCCGCCGGCACCTACTGACAGGCGTCCGTCTCAGTCTTGAACGAACTCGCCGTCGCAGCGGTATTCTTGTAATTTGATACTGTTTATCGGCTCGCTCTCGTTGTACGGCTCCGAGTACTGTGCCATGTAGTAGAGCTCGAGCCGCTCGAGGTCGGTCTCGTGCGCACCGTTCCAGCGGTCACACAGGTGGTTCGCTAGATACGACCGGTGGTTCTCGTTGTCGCCCCCCCAGACGTTCGCGAGGTATTTCCGCCAGCGAGTGGTCGGGTACACGTCCTCGTGACTCGCTGGTGGACCCCAGTTGAGCTCGGATCGATGGAGGGCATCCACCTCGGAGCCGTTCTCGAGTTCGGCTGGTGCGAGGAACCAGCCGTCGGTTCCGAGCG from Natrinema sp. HArc-T2 encodes:
- a CDS encoding universal stress protein; protein product: MYQDILVPTDGSDGTRQSLTHGLTLAERFDATIHALSVVPEGPLGTLQSDEGHRVAERAVERVEVEATREGVDVVTAVEQGVPHEVILAYADDHDIDMIIMGTQGRTGLDRVLVGSVAERVVRMADIPVVTVRLNDEIRIEDADEAARIARKAVEAEGYDDITVSDDPHRTSASWIVPLETGGGSLHVHVDAVTSEARVVSCSHESRH
- a CDS encoding O-methyltransferase → MTDVLTDDIARFVRAVGPDPDETLREMDEYAAAEGFPHVGPEVGAFLRFVARLNGAERVFEFGSGYGYSAYWLAEALPDDGEIVLTEVDADELELAREYMAAGGYDAIARYEHGDAMVAIDRYDGPFDVVLIDHQKHKYADAFEAVRATVPVGGVVIADNAITAGVIDFDDLLEWADGAPPAETNEHTQGIIEYLETVRTDPAFETMILPLGEGIAVSYRVE
- a CDS encoding dCTP deaminase, with translation MSADHTLAESVDNLVYEPVQVHEHGIDLTVAAVYEVAAPGSIDFGGDELADADLEPVPTELAAPDDEYGWWDLEGGQYVIQHNEFLTGLEHPVQLQPRNELLARGGSHPSMLVRDHLPLMPLSVADGGLRLKENARVSTVTTFGDS